In one window of Caenimonas aquaedulcis DNA:
- a CDS encoding Bug family tripartite tricarboxylate transporter substrate binding protein, translating to MYRRNLIAAALAAGVFPRAFAQAGWPGKPIRLVVPFPPGGGTDTASRLIAEKFTTVLGWTVIVDNKPGAGGNIGIDFVAKSAPDGYTIGMGQASNLAINPSLYAKMPFDPLKDLTPIVAISEQPVVLVVRADSPYRTFADFVKAAQAKPGAIGIAQAGNGTVGHLAGELLERQIHAQIMQVPYKGAGPAMNELLGGQVPAYFGSSPSVMPQLAGGKIRALAVTSARRLGSMSAVPTVAEQGYPGFAATTWLGLVGPAGMPADVVNRISSETLKLLARPEVKEKLEFDGSEVTPGNPQQFAAHIKAEHAKWGALIKEANIKLE from the coding sequence ATGTATCGACGCAACCTCATCGCCGCCGCCCTCGCGGCCGGCGTTTTCCCGCGCGCGTTCGCGCAGGCCGGCTGGCCCGGCAAGCCGATCCGCCTCGTCGTGCCCTTCCCGCCCGGCGGCGGCACGGACACGGCCTCGCGCCTCATCGCCGAGAAGTTCACCACCGTGCTGGGCTGGACCGTCATCGTGGACAACAAGCCCGGCGCGGGCGGCAACATCGGCATCGACTTCGTCGCGAAGTCCGCGCCGGACGGCTACACGATCGGCATGGGCCAGGCGTCCAACCTCGCGATCAATCCGTCGCTCTACGCGAAGATGCCCTTCGACCCGCTGAAGGACCTCACGCCCATCGTCGCGATCTCCGAGCAGCCGGTGGTGCTCGTCGTGCGCGCGGATTCGCCCTACAGGACCTTCGCGGATTTCGTGAAGGCGGCGCAGGCCAAGCCCGGCGCCATCGGCATCGCGCAGGCGGGCAACGGCACGGTCGGCCACCTCGCGGGCGAACTGCTCGAGCGCCAGATCCACGCGCAGATCATGCAGGTGCCGTACAAGGGCGCGGGCCCGGCGATGAACGAATTGCTCGGCGGGCAGGTGCCGGCGTATTTCGGCAGCAGCCCGTCGGTGATGCCGCAGCTCGCGGGCGGCAAGATCCGCGCGCTGGCCGTCACCTCCGCGCGCCGCCTGGGCTCGATGTCCGCGGTGCCGACGGTGGCCGAGCAGGGCTATCCGGGCTTCGCCGCGACGACGTGGCTCGGGCTCGTCGGCCCCGCGGGTATGCCGGCGGATGTCGTCAACCGCATCAGCAGCGAGACGCTCAAGCTGCTTGCGCGGCCCGAGGTGAAGGAGAAGCTCGAGTTCGACGGCAGCGAAGTCACGCCGGGCAACCCGCAGCAGTTCGCCGCGCACATCAAGGCGGAGCACGCCAAGTGGGGCGCGCTCATCAAGGAGGCCAACATCAAGCTGGAGTGA
- a CDS encoding DUF3696 domain-containing protein, whose protein sequence is MLNSVHLRNFKGFEEESIGLRQLTLLSGPNSSGKSSVIQALVLLRQIDWQRSPNTDHAELLPTGQFLSLGTGRDLLHEYAKTDVLSIGVGMDSGERREWIFDYLPTSGKLISKDVISREDLEFVRALPLTYLAAERWGPRTTYPYEDSEPEGSLGVLGQYTFRHLLDHGDDPVENLSLHHPQALGKGLLHQVAAWLGEISPGVKMDVQALKSVGLASAGFGFDRKGDVASRYYRPANVGFGLSYSISMIVALLCSTKKSLILLENPEAHLHPRGQSSLARLIVRASSLAQVIVETHSDHVMNGIRVAVKRRELSADQVAFHYLVRDGVTSRVQTPTLDSEGRLSFWPEGFFDQHDRDLAALVRRPGTKE, encoded by the coding sequence GTGCTTAACTCCGTTCACTTGCGAAATTTCAAGGGATTCGAGGAAGAGTCGATTGGCCTGCGACAGTTGACTCTTCTGAGCGGGCCAAACAGTTCGGGAAAAAGCTCTGTCATACAAGCATTAGTTTTATTGAGGCAGATCGATTGGCAACGCAGCCCCAACACGGACCATGCGGAGCTACTTCCAACCGGGCAGTTTCTGTCTCTGGGTACGGGCAGGGATCTTCTGCACGAATATGCAAAAACGGACGTTCTTAGCATTGGTGTGGGAATGGATTCTGGAGAGAGGCGTGAATGGATTTTTGACTATCTGCCGACCTCAGGAAAGCTGATTTCCAAGGACGTCATCTCGCGTGAAGACTTAGAGTTTGTGCGGGCTTTGCCTTTGACATATTTGGCTGCTGAACGTTGGGGTCCACGTACAACGTACCCTTATGAGGACAGCGAGCCTGAAGGGTCGTTGGGAGTTCTAGGTCAGTACACATTCCGACATCTGTTGGACCATGGCGATGATCCCGTAGAGAATCTTTCCCTCCACCACCCTCAAGCATTGGGAAAGGGGCTTCTGCACCAAGTCGCTGCATGGTTAGGAGAAATTAGTCCGGGCGTAAAAATGGACGTTCAAGCTCTGAAATCCGTCGGCTTGGCATCAGCTGGGTTCGGTTTTGATCGCAAGGGCGACGTCGCTTCCAGATACTACCGCCCGGCAAATGTGGGATTTGGGCTCTCATATTCGATCTCGATGATCGTGGCCCTGCTTTGTTCCACTAAGAAGTCACTAATACTGCTGGAGAATCCTGAGGCGCATTTGCATCCGCGCGGACAATCTTCTCTAGCCCGCTTAATTGTGCGAGCGTCGAGCTTGGCTCAAGTCATCGTAGAAACGCATAGCGATCACGTTATGAACGGCATCCGCGTCGCAGTCAAACGCCGCGAATTGAGCGCCGATCAGGTTGCGTTTCATTATCTGGTACGTGACGGGGTGACGTCGAGAGTGCAAACGCCAACCCTCGACAGTGAGGGTCGTCTTTCATTTTGGCCCGAGGGCTTCTTTGATCAACATGATAGAGATCTTGCGGCCTTAGTGCGACGTCCCGGAACTAAGGAGTGA
- a CDS encoding alpha/beta hydrolase family protein, with translation MNFKLVRRTLLCAFSVLAWALALPPHAGAQPASRPPIEAFFQNPAFAGGEMSPTGAHVALLVASKTTGRIQLVVVDTAKFTAKAIASYTDGDINSVHWISDKRLVYSVYDFKAGIGERANYVSPGLFAVDFDGTGDKQLARLDWGMERSVGDRQLMDPTTRFVAATNNVNSDDIFVTQARFSDTTHELEALTLYRLNTRTGIASPYNRPGKSTAWYMDAKDVPRATVTEEAGRGAVYYLDPEKNQWTKLVEYDAVTGEDRMTPIGFAPDGSLFVRQQRGAAGTSALYQYDFKARAVDPAPVVGVAGHDFRGQLLSDGKRLLGIRYVSDAEATAWFDPELKQLQATIDKALPGAVNRLDVPDRAETPVVLVQSFSDANPGTYYIYNRQTGKFTELGQVMPGIDAKQMGQRDFVRYKARDGLDIPAWLTLPPGAKGRKLPLVVLVHGGPYIGASSWEWKAESQFLATRGYAVLEPDFRGTRGYGMRHFRAGWKQWGLAMQHDLADGARWAVDKGIAEPSRICIAGASYGGYATLMGLVNDPDLYRCGVEWAGVTDIDLMYSVTWSDFGSEFKTYGMPVLVGDREKDAEQLKATSPLLQASRIKQPLLMAYGGADRRVPIVHGVRFRDAVQKTNPAVEWIEYTDEGHGWLNPKTRVDFWSRVEKFLDKNIGAKP, from the coding sequence ATGAATTTCAAGCTCGTTCGACGCACTTTGCTGTGCGCCTTCAGTGTTCTTGCCTGGGCGCTCGCACTTCCTCCCCACGCGGGCGCCCAGCCCGCCAGTCGCCCGCCGATCGAAGCCTTCTTCCAGAACCCCGCCTTCGCCGGCGGCGAGATGTCGCCCACGGGCGCGCACGTCGCCCTGCTGGTCGCTTCCAAAACCACGGGCCGCATCCAGCTCGTGGTCGTGGACACGGCGAAGTTCACCGCCAAGGCCATCGCGAGCTACACCGATGGCGACATCAACAGCGTCCATTGGATCAGCGACAAGCGGCTGGTCTATAGCGTGTACGACTTCAAGGCGGGCATCGGGGAGCGCGCCAACTATGTCAGTCCGGGCCTGTTCGCGGTGGACTTCGACGGGACGGGCGACAAGCAGCTCGCGCGGCTCGATTGGGGGATGGAGCGCTCCGTCGGTGACCGCCAGCTGATGGACCCGACCACGCGCTTCGTCGCGGCCACCAACAACGTGAACTCGGACGACATCTTCGTCACGCAGGCGCGGTTCAGCGACACCACGCACGAGCTGGAGGCGCTCACCCTCTATCGCCTGAACACGCGCACCGGCATCGCGAGCCCGTACAACCGGCCCGGCAAGTCCACGGCGTGGTACATGGACGCCAAGGACGTTCCGCGCGCGACCGTGACCGAGGAGGCAGGCCGCGGCGCGGTGTACTACCTGGACCCGGAGAAGAACCAGTGGACGAAGCTCGTGGAATACGACGCTGTCACGGGCGAGGACCGCATGACGCCGATCGGCTTCGCGCCGGACGGTTCGCTCTTCGTGCGCCAGCAGCGCGGCGCGGCGGGAACCTCCGCGCTGTACCAGTACGACTTCAAGGCGCGCGCCGTGGACCCGGCCCCCGTGGTCGGCGTGGCGGGGCACGATTTTCGCGGACAACTCCTCTCGGACGGCAAGCGCCTGCTGGGCATCCGGTACGTCTCGGACGCCGAGGCCACGGCCTGGTTCGACCCCGAGCTGAAGCAATTGCAGGCCACCATCGACAAGGCGTTGCCCGGTGCGGTGAACCGGCTGGACGTGCCCGACAGGGCCGAGACGCCGGTGGTGCTGGTGCAGTCGTTTTCCGACGCGAACCCCGGGACCTACTACATCTACAACCGGCAAACGGGGAAGTTCACGGAGCTCGGCCAGGTGATGCCGGGCATCGATGCGAAGCAGATGGGCCAGCGCGACTTCGTCCGCTACAAGGCGCGCGACGGGTTGGACATTCCGGCGTGGCTCACGCTTCCGCCGGGCGCGAAGGGCAGGAAGCTGCCTCTGGTGGTGCTGGTGCACGGCGGCCCGTACATCGGCGCGTCCAGCTGGGAGTGGAAGGCCGAAAGCCAGTTCCTCGCGACGCGGGGCTACGCCGTGCTCGAGCCTGACTTTCGCGGAACGCGCGGGTATGGCATGCGGCACTTTCGCGCCGGCTGGAAGCAGTGGGGCCTCGCCATGCAGCATGACCTGGCCGATGGCGCGCGCTGGGCGGTCGACAAGGGCATCGCAGAGCCCTCGCGCATCTGCATCGCCGGCGCGAGCTACGGCGGCTATGCGACCTTGATGGGGCTGGTCAACGACCCCGACCTGTACCGCTGCGGCGTCGAGTGGGCGGGAGTGACCGACATCGACCTCATGTACTCCGTGACCTGGAGCGACTTCGGCTCGGAGTTCAAGACCTACGGCATGCCGGTGCTGGTGGGCGACCGCGAGAAGGATGCCGAGCAGCTCAAGGCGACGTCGCCGCTGCTGCAGGCGTCACGCATCAAGCAGCCGCTGCTGATGGCCTATGGCGGCGCGGACAGGCGTGTGCCCATCGTGCACGGCGTCCGGTTCCGCGACGCCGTGCAGAAGACCAACCCGGCCGTCGAGTGGATCGAATACACCGACGAGGGCCATGGCTGGCTGAACCCGAAAACGCGCGTGGACTTCTGGAGCCGAGTCGAGAAGTTCCTGGACAAGAACATCGGCGCGAAGCCCTAG
- a CDS encoding PLP-dependent aminotransferase family protein, whose product MNFATRLNNVETSAIRELFKLLGKPGIISFAGGFPDSAMFDVEGLKEAANKALTEEPGGALQYGATEGYEPLRTQLAAFMQSKGVKDIEPQGLIVTTGSQQALDLLGKTMISPGDKVIVEAPTFLATIQCFRLYGAELITAPVDANGVQTDKLEQLIAEHKPKFVYLIPTFGNPSGAMLSRERRMKVLEMAVKHQTLIVEDDPYGDLYFGEPPPPSILALSSQVPGSREWIAHCGSMSKVLSPGLRVGWLIGPPELLAKATMCKQFSDAHTSTFAQATAAQYLKSGRMPATLAKVRKVYAERAQAMGAALKKELGDAIEFTQPQGGLFFWARLTGAGGKLKDAGEFAKRAIEKGVAFVPGAPFYANDPDLSTLRLSFATADVAKIEEGVGRLGKALAGPQVE is encoded by the coding sequence TTGAACTTCGCCACCCGCCTAAACAACGTAGAAACCAGCGCCATCCGAGAGCTCTTCAAACTCCTCGGCAAGCCCGGCATCATCTCCTTCGCGGGCGGCTTCCCCGACAGCGCGATGTTCGACGTCGAAGGCCTGAAGGAAGCCGCGAACAAGGCATTGACCGAGGAGCCCGGCGGCGCCCTCCAGTACGGCGCCACCGAAGGCTACGAGCCGCTGCGCACCCAGTTGGCCGCCTTCATGCAAAGCAAGGGCGTCAAGGACATCGAGCCCCAGGGCTTGATCGTCACCACGGGCAGCCAGCAGGCGCTCGACCTGCTGGGCAAAACCATGATCAGTCCCGGCGACAAGGTAATCGTCGAAGCGCCGACCTTCCTCGCGACCATCCAGTGCTTCCGCCTGTACGGCGCGGAGCTGATCACCGCCCCCGTCGACGCGAACGGCGTGCAGACGGACAAGCTGGAGCAGCTGATCGCCGAGCACAAACCCAAGTTCGTCTACCTGATCCCCACCTTCGGCAACCCGAGCGGCGCGATGCTGAGCCGCGAGCGCCGCATGAAGGTGCTGGAGATGGCGGTGAAGCACCAGACGCTGATCGTCGAAGACGACCCGTACGGCGACCTGTACTTCGGCGAGCCGCCGCCGCCCAGCATCCTGGCTTTGAGCAGCCAGGTGCCGGGCAGCCGCGAGTGGATCGCGCATTGCGGCAGCATGAGCAAGGTGCTGAGCCCGGGCTTGCGCGTGGGCTGGTTGATCGGCCCGCCGGAGCTGCTGGCGAAGGCGACGATGTGCAAGCAGTTCAGCGATGCGCACACCAGCACGTTTGCACAGGCGACGGCGGCGCAGTATTTGAAGAGCGGGCGGATGCCGGCGACGCTGGCGAAGGTGCGGAAGGTGTATGCGGAGCGGGCGCAGGCGATGGGCGCGGCGCTGAAGAAGGAGTTGGGGGATGCGATTGAATTTACGCAGCCGCAGGGTGGGTTGTTCTTTTGGGCGCGGCTGACGGGGGCCGGCGGGAAGTTGAAGGATGCTGGCGAGTTTGCGAAGCGGGCGATCGAGAAAGGCGTGGCGTTTGTGCCGGGGGCGCCGTTTTATGCGAACGATCCGGATCTCTCGACCCTTCGGCTTAGCTTTGCTACGGCGGATGTGGCGAAGATTGAGGAGGGCGTGGGAAGGTTGGGGAAGGCGCTGGCTGGGCCTCAGGTAGAGTAG
- a CDS encoding dienelactone hydrolase family protein, whose translation MTLIEKELDIPTPDGAMNSFVVYPDGGKHPVVLFYMDAPGKREELHDMARRLAVAGYYVVLPNLYYRRTRDYWLRERTEAAMAVMFEHMRATTTALNVRDTGALLKFVDAQPEADASRIGAVGYCMSGPFVVAAAANFPDRFQAIASIHGAGMATDAPDSPHRLAAKLKCESYFACAEIDKWAPKKDIDALAAALEGSGAPYTIEWYPKAEHGFVFPQRKGVYHEPSAERHWERLLALFARNLR comes from the coding sequence ATGACGCTGATCGAGAAGGAACTGGACATCCCCACGCCCGACGGCGCGATGAATTCCTTCGTCGTCTATCCCGATGGCGGCAAGCACCCCGTGGTGCTGTTCTACATGGACGCGCCGGGCAAGCGCGAAGAACTGCACGACATGGCGCGGCGCCTCGCGGTGGCCGGCTACTACGTCGTGCTGCCCAATCTCTATTACCGCCGCACGCGCGATTACTGGCTGCGCGAACGCACCGAAGCCGCGATGGCCGTGATGTTCGAGCACATGCGCGCCACCACCACCGCGCTCAACGTGCGCGACACCGGCGCGCTGCTGAAATTCGTCGACGCACAGCCCGAGGCGGACGCGTCGCGCATCGGCGCCGTCGGCTACTGCATGAGCGGCCCTTTCGTCGTCGCCGCAGCCGCGAACTTCCCGGACCGCTTCCAGGCCATCGCCTCCATCCACGGCGCGGGCATGGCGACGGACGCGCCCGATTCCCCGCACCGCCTGGCCGCGAAATTGAAGTGCGAGAGCTACTTCGCGTGCGCCGAGATCGACAAGTGGGCGCCGAAGAAGGACATCGACGCACTGGCCGCCGCGCTCGAAGGCAGTGGCGCGCCCTACACCATCGAGTGGTACCCCAAGGCCGAACACGGCTTCGTGTTCCCGCAGCGCAAGGGCGTCTACCACGAGCCGAGCGCGGAGCGGCACTGGGAAAGGCTGCTGGCGCTCTTCGCGCGCAACCTGCGTTGA
- a CDS encoding DUF262 domain-containing protein, giving the protein MVTPASTDRQELPVLEDVTSEKVGSGVEVERVEDPSATIKEPFDPDQIDVKTKPMVVDLLMSRIRGGQREIDLMPDFQRRAGIWDQTRKSRLVESLLLRIPLPVFYVAADKNERWSVVDGLQRITTLKEFIVDKSLTLKNLEFLGHLNDCDFDGLSREMQRRIQETELTVHIIQPGTPPAVMFNIFKRINTGGLPLSAQEIRHAIKQGHATHLLKELAESPEFKDATRSSIKDERMADRECVLRFCAFWITESSSYPNVDLDTFLIDAMEKINHWSPLQLVELSSIFLRSLKLSKLVLGKWAFRKYYGANYRLSPINKALFEVWTVTFAGVSDEQAVKLVERKEVVLQKFGELMRDRSFEESISIGTGSAANVRKRFIEIKSLILGVLSA; this is encoded by the coding sequence ATGGTTACTCCAGCATCTACTGATAGGCAAGAGTTGCCTGTCCTTGAGGATGTCACCTCGGAAAAGGTGGGTTCAGGCGTCGAGGTAGAGCGGGTCGAAGATCCCAGCGCGACTATCAAGGAGCCTTTCGACCCGGATCAAATCGACGTCAAGACCAAGCCTATGGTTGTGGACTTGTTGATGTCCCGAATCCGTGGCGGTCAACGTGAAATTGACTTGATGCCAGATTTCCAGCGACGGGCAGGCATTTGGGACCAGACCCGGAAGTCTCGCTTGGTTGAGTCGCTCTTGTTGAGAATACCTTTGCCTGTCTTCTATGTGGCCGCAGATAAGAATGAGCGCTGGTCCGTGGTCGACGGGCTTCAGCGCATCACGACTTTGAAGGAATTCATAGTTGACAAGTCGTTAACCTTGAAGAATCTTGAATTTTTGGGACACCTTAACGACTGCGATTTCGATGGACTATCGCGTGAGATGCAGCGCCGTATTCAAGAGACCGAGTTGACGGTCCATATTATTCAGCCCGGTACGCCACCTGCAGTCATGTTTAACATATTTAAGAGGATCAATACAGGCGGGCTTCCACTTTCAGCCCAGGAGATTCGTCACGCCATCAAGCAAGGTCACGCTACCCACCTTCTGAAAGAACTGGCAGAAAGTCCTGAATTCAAGGATGCGACGAGAAGCAGCATCAAAGACGAACGGATGGCAGACCGCGAATGCGTGCTGCGGTTTTGCGCCTTCTGGATCACCGAGTCAAGTTCCTATCCAAACGTTGATCTGGATACTTTCCTAATAGATGCGATGGAAAAGATCAATCACTGGTCACCGCTGCAATTAGTCGAGTTAAGCAGTATCTTCCTGCGTTCTCTGAAACTCTCGAAGTTAGTCCTTGGAAAGTGGGCATTTCGCAAATACTACGGCGCAAACTATCGGCTTAGCCCCATAAACAAGGCGCTCTTTGAGGTTTGGACTGTAACCTTTGCGGGAGTTTCGGATGAACAGGCGGTCAAGTTGGTCGAAAGAAAGGAAGTAGTGCTCCAGAAGTTCGGTGAGCTTATGAGGGACAGAAGCTTTGAAGAATCGATTTCAATAGGTACTGGGTCGGCAGCCAACGTCCGGAAGCGATTCATCGAAATCAAGTCTTTGATCTTGGGAGTCTTAAGTGCTTAA